The nucleotide sequence TATCAGTAATTTTGTTAAATCCTTTCAGGGGCGTGCCTGTATTGCCATAAGAGAAGATGAAATTGCAGCAGAAGCTATGGGGGTTAACACTACAAAATATAAGGTTATGGCCTTTGTTATAGGAGCAGCCTTTGCAGGAATAGCCGGAGCCTTGTATTCCGGATATGTAAACTTTATAAAGCCTACATCTTTTGATTTTATGAGATCAATAGATATACTTGTTATGGTGGTATTTGGTGGAATCGGCAGTATTACCGGTGCTGCTTTGGGGGCAGTAGCGCTGGTAATAATATCTACTTTATTGCAGAGCATACCTGAACTTAGAATGGTAGTCTATGCAGTAATTCTCTTTGTAATTATGGTGTACAGACCACAGGGGTTATTGGGAAAAGGAAATTTGAACTTCATAAACAGGTTTTTAAAGAAGGGAGGAAGTATAAATGGCAATATTGACAGTAAAGAATCTATCTAGGACCTTTGGAGGTATTGTAGCGGTTGCGGATATAAATATGGAAGTACAGAAGGGTCAGATTGCAGGGGTTATTGGACCTAATGGGGCAGGTAAAACAACCTTCTTTAATCTGTTGACAGGGATTTATACTCCTTCCGCCGGAGAAATTATATATGAGCTTGATAGGACAGTAAGCAACAAAAACTTAAAGCCGCATAAGATTGCAGGCTATGGCATATCAAGAACCTTTCAGAATGTAAGACTTTTTAAAGAGATGACAGTTTTGGACAACGTATTGTTGGGCTATCACAGCAACTTTAAGTACAGTGTACTATCTTCATTCTTCAGGCTTCCGGCTTTCTTTAAGGGGGAAGAAAAGGCAAAGGAAGAGGCTATGGATCTTCTTAAGGTAATGGGGCTGCTGGAAAAGAAGGACGAATTAGCTAAAAACCTTCCTTACGGAGAGCAAAGAAAGCTTGAAATAGCAAGGGCCTTAGCCACTAAGCCCAAGATCTTGCTGCTGGATGAGCCTGCAGCAGGAATGAACCCACAGGAAACCAAGGACCTTACCAAGCTGATAAGGAACATAAGAAAAGATTTCGACCTTACAGTAATTCTTATTGAGCATGATATGTCCTTGGTTATGGATATATGTGAAAAGATATTTGTATTTGACTATGGAAAGCTAATTGCCCAGGGAACTCCTTATGAGGTTCAAAATAACCCTGAGGTTATTAAGGCCTACTTAGGAGAGGAGGAGCAGGATGCTACAGCTTAGGGACGTAAATTTGTATTATGGGGTAATACATGCCTTGAAGGGGATAAATATAAATATACAAGAAGGGGAGATTGTAACGTTGATAGGTTCCAATGGGGCTGGAAAATCATCAACCTTACGGGCTATCTCCGGCATAGAAAAAATAAGCTCCGGCAGCATTGAGTTCAACGGCAGGGATTTAGGAAAGACCAATGCTTCGGAAATAGTTTCTATGGGGCTGTCACAGGTACCGGAGGGCAGAAGAGTATTTCCTCAAATGACGGTTATGGAAAATTTAGAGATGGGTGCTTATACAAGAGAGGATAAGGCTGAGATTAAAGCAGACTTTGAAAGGGTATTTACCCTGTTTCCAAGATTGAAGGAAAGAAAGTCTCAAATGGCAGGTACCCTCTCCGGCGGAGAGCAGCAGATGCTGGCCATGGGAAGAGCCCTGATGTCAAGGCCGAAGCTTTTACTCCTGGATGAGCCTTCAATGGGGCTGGCTCCTCTGGTGGTAAAGGAAATATTCAATATAATAAAAGAAATAAATAATGAAGGCACTACTGTTTTGCTGGTAGAGCAAAATGCCAGCATGGCTCTGAAGATTGCAGACAGAGCTTATATAATTGCCAACGGAGAAATCGAAGCCGAGGGTAGGGCACAGGAACTTCTCCATGATGAAAAAGTTAAGAAAGCATATTTAGGGGGCTAAATATATTAAGGGCTTCAGTAAAGGTTGAAATACTTTTACTGAAGCCCTTATGGTTTATGCCTATTTAATTTTATGTTTTTCTATAAAATTGTCCAACTGATCTTCCGGCAGAGGCTTGGAATAGTAGTAGCCCTGAATGATATCACAATTATTATTTTTTAGATAGTGAAGCTGTTCTTGAGTTTCTACCCCCTCTGATACTATGGTAACACCGATTTTATGCCCCAAGTCTATAATTGAGTCTGTAATAATGCTTTTGGTAGTGTCTCCAATGATGTCGTCAATAAACATCTTATCTATTTTCAAAGTATTTATAGGTAGGTTTCTCAAGTAACCAAGAGAAGAATATCCTGTGCCAAAGTCATCCAGGGCGATCCGTATACCCTTTCCATTGAGAAACTGAAGCTTTTCTATAATCATGTCCGGTGATTCCATAATAACTGATTCAGTGATTTCAAGTTCTAACAGGTGGTTTGGAAGCTTGTACCTTTCAATAATATCCATAATCATTTGACAAAAGTTTTCCTGGAGGATTTGAATTACGGATATGTTTATACTTATCCTATATTGGCTGTTAAGCCTTCTATTTAGGTCTGCTGCGAAACGGCAGGCGCTTTCCAATATCCATTCACCTAGGGGAACTATGAAGCGGGTTTCCTCTGCAATACCTATGAACTGTAGTGGCGGAACCAGACCGAGTTTTTCATTTTTCCAGCGGACCAGAGCTTCAAAGCCGTAAATTTCATTGGTGCGGATATCAATTTGAGGCTGATAGTACAGCAGGAATTCCTTTTTCTCCAAGGCATTTTTCAACTGCTTTTCAATAACTACTCTGGTAATGACCGCATCCTTTATAGTTGAGTTAAAGAAACTATACCCATTCTTTCCCTTTTCTTTTGACTTATACATTGCCATATCCGCGCACTTCAGGAGGCTGTCTAAGGTTGTACCATCTTGTGGGAAGAGTGAAATTCCTATGCTCACGGTAATATTTATAGTGTTCTCCTCTATTATCAAGGGTGAGCTGAAAACATTAATTATATTACGGGCATAGTTCTCAATTTCACCCCTACTCTCTGCCTGCTTTACATAAAAGATGAACTCGTCTCCACCAAGTCTAAACAAGGTACAGGAGGAGTTGGCAACAGAGGATAAACGGTTGGCAACTTCTATCAGTACTTTGTCTCCAAAGGAGTGGCCTAGGGTATCGTTTATCAGCTTGAAATTATCAGTATCGATAAATAGCATTGCTTGCAGACTTACATTTGTATTTACATCCTTTAGTTCTGCTGAAAATACTTCATTAAAATATGTCCTGTTATATAAATCTGTCAACTGATCATGATAGGCTAAATGCTTAAGTACTCTTTGATATTGTTTAGTGTTTGTAACATCAGTATGGGATCCTATCATTCTCACCGGAACTCCGGCATCATTAAAGATAGCTTGTCCGCGAGTATGAAGCCAACGGTAAGAGCCATCCCGGGCCTTGATTCGATAGTCACACTCATAGCTGTCAATCTCCCTATTAAGATATAATTTACGGGTTGTTTTTATCTTTTCTCTGTCATTAGGATGAACCAGTGAAAGCCATTGTTCTTCTGTATGCTTGTAGGACTTCCTGTCATAGCCCATAATTTCAAACCACTTATCAGAAAAGTATATCTTATCGGTAAGAAGGTCCCAATCCCATAGGCCGTCATTGGTGGCATCCAGTATGGTCTTATATCTCTGTTC is from Clostridium thermarum and encodes:
- a CDS encoding ABC transporter ATP-binding protein yields the protein MAILTVKNLSRTFGGIVAVADINMEVQKGQIAGVIGPNGAGKTTFFNLLTGIYTPSAGEIIYELDRTVSNKNLKPHKIAGYGISRTFQNVRLFKEMTVLDNVLLGYHSNFKYSVLSSFFRLPAFFKGEEKAKEEAMDLLKVMGLLEKKDELAKNLPYGEQRKLEIARALATKPKILLLDEPAAGMNPQETKDLTKLIRNIRKDFDLTVILIEHDMSLVMDICEKIFVFDYGKLIAQGTPYEVQNNPEVIKAYLGEEEQDATA
- a CDS encoding ABC transporter ATP-binding protein; protein product: MLQLRDVNLYYGVIHALKGININIQEGEIVTLIGSNGAGKSSTLRAISGIEKISSGSIEFNGRDLGKTNASEIVSMGLSQVPEGRRVFPQMTVMENLEMGAYTREDKAEIKADFERVFTLFPRLKERKSQMAGTLSGGEQQMLAMGRALMSRPKLLLLDEPSMGLAPLVVKEIFNIIKEINNEGTTVLLVEQNASMALKIADRAYIIANGEIEAEGRAQELLHDEKVKKAYLGG
- a CDS encoding ABC transporter substrate binding protein gives rise to the protein MKKQKCLPAVKFLILLLAIFTASFCKPLFVYADKIDGLVLIINSYHRGYSWTDDQTEGILSSLKEKYPDKNISVEYMDWKRYPTKEQLQNFYSSLKLKYLNEHIDLLITTDDAALEFALENRKELFSDAPIVFSGINEDGLTALTKGHENITGVIENIDVRGTVSTALQINPALKKIYLIYDNTESGKSTALLSIKTITELNKDIEVIPLNNHTQEEIFETLSKQEENSITLITTYSTDIANKSVDNEYFTRQLSQRSPIPIYHIYEFSSDDGVVGGSMVSASQYGADAGKLAIEILEGKKASDLPIIAKENSQLIFNYLQLKRFNIPMKQLPNNSRILNNPYAFFETYASLITYTIIAFLVLLSSVAILLYYLDKTRKMKKQLEQSHGELTELYKNLSDADSELKRQYEIICTSQEELKESEQRYKTILDATNDGLWDWDLLTDKIYFSDKWFEIMGYDRKSYKHTEEQWLSLVHPNDREKIKTTRKLYLNREIDSYECDYRIKARDGSYRWLHTRGQAIFNDAGVPVRMIGSHTDVTNTKQYQRVLKHLAYHDQLTDLYNRTYFNEVFSAELKDVNTNVSLQAMLFIDTDNFKLINDTLGHSFGDKVLIEVANRLSSVANSSCTLFRLGGDEFIFYVKQAESRGEIENYARNIINVFSSPLIIEENTINITVSIGISLFPQDGTTLDSLLKCADMAMYKSKEKGKNGYSFFNSTIKDAVITRVVIEKQLKNALEKKEFLLYYQPQIDIRTNEIYGFEALVRWKNEKLGLVPPLQFIGIAEETRFIVPLGEWILESACRFAADLNRRLNSQYRISINISVIQILQENFCQMIMDIIERYKLPNHLLELEITESVIMESPDMIIEKLQFLNGKGIRIALDDFGTGYSSLGYLRNLPINTLKIDKMFIDDIIGDTTKSIITDSIIDLGHKIGVTIVSEGVETQEQLHYLKNNNCDIIQGYYYSKPLPEDQLDNFIEKHKIK